Below is a genomic region from Methanofollis sp..
TCCTCGCCCTCGCCCGCGAACTCGGGGCCACGGTGTACACCGACGACTTCGCCCTCCAGAACGCGGCACTACGCCTCGGCGTCGCCACAGAACCGATCCAGCAGAGGCGGGCCGCAAAGGTGGCATGGAAATACCGCTGCACCGGCTGCGGCCGGTACTTCGGGCACGAAGGGGAGTGCCCTATCTGCGGTTCGGCGATAAAGAGGAAGAGGCGGTAGGCCTTCAGGGGGCGACGCCCCCCGTATCGCCGGGAGGAGGAGCCCCGCAAACGCTTAAATATCCATCCGAAGACCACTCTTCTATGAGTTCCCTCGACGAACTGATCAACAAGGCGCAGGTCCTCCTCTCCGACGGCCATAGTCCGGAGCAGATCGCAGACGAGCTCTCCCTCTCGATGGAGACGGTGACCTGGCTCCTGACGCAGCAGCGGAGTGCCGAGGCGCCGAAGGACGTGCACATCGACTGGACGGCGATGAGCAGCGACGCGGGAATGCTCGACCTCGTCGGGCAGATGCTGACCAGGCGGCACGAGGGCGCCGTCGCAGACGGGCAGTTCCTCTCCGGCCCCGAGGCCGCCGCATACGACACCGTCGTCGGCATCTCCCTCTCCGGAGTCCCGATGGCGACGATCATTGCCAGCCGGGCGGGAAAGAGGCTTGCGATCTACCACCCGGCAAA
It encodes:
- a CDS encoding orotate phosphoribosyltransferase-like protein codes for the protein MSSLDELINKAQVLLSDGHSPEQIADELSLSMETVTWLLTQQRSAEAPKDVHIDWTAMSSDAGMLDLVGQMLTRRHEGAVADGQFLSGPEAAAYDTVVGISLSGVPMATIIASRAGKRLAIYHPAKHSPAEKKVGSISGNFASIAGHACVIVDDVITTGRTLHEVVDYLRSHGARPVAIWVIFDKRDVRAVEGVPVLPLCTVSRID